A genomic stretch from Neomonachus schauinslandi chromosome 14, ASM220157v2, whole genome shotgun sequence includes:
- the HSBP1L1 gene encoding heat shock factor-binding protein 1-like protein 1 gives MDARGPKAPGGDALRDAAENLFQELQEHFQALTATLNLRMEEMGNRIEDLQKNVNDLMVQAGIENSNKEQTVRSSLGN, from the exons ATGGACGCGCGGGGACCCAAAGCCCCCGGCGGGGACGCGCTGCGCGACGCG gCAGAAAATCTATTTCAGGAACTTCAAGAACATTTTCAAGCTCTGACTGCAACATTAAACCTCAGAA TGGAAGAAATGGGAAATCGCATTGAGGATTTACAGAAGAATGTAAATGACCTAATGGTGCAAGCTGGGATTGAAAATTCTAATAAAGAACAAACGGTAAGGTCATCATTAGGAAATTAA